Proteins from a genomic interval of bacterium:
- a CDS encoding GNAT family N-acetyltransferase codes for MPDMLVLLLKLPSLEPVLDEMRDKGIVIRRALPHEMGPVRTFVEENFEAPWAYEITVGFANKPSSIYIALKEGKVVGFGAYECTYRGYFGPTGVAKNERKNGVGKALLLACLWGMREMGYAYAIIGGAGPQDFYAKAVGATVIPESDPGVFADPIGQ; via the coding sequence ATGCCTGATATGCTCGTGCTGTTGTTGAAGCTTCCTTCGTTGGAACCTGTCTTAGATGAGATGCGCGACAAGGGGATTGTTATTCGCCGCGCACTGCCGCATGAAATGGGGCCGGTGAGGACGTTTGTAGAGGAGAATTTTGAAGCGCCTTGGGCTTATGAAATCACTGTCGGATTTGCTAATAAACCATCTTCAATATATATTGCCTTAAAAGAGGGAAAAGTGGTTGGGTTTGGTGCCTATGAATGCACCTATCGGGGCTATTTCGGCCCCACGGGTGTGGCAAAGAACGAGCGTAAGAATGGGGTGGGCAAGGCGCTTTTATTGGCTTGCCTGTGGGGAATGCGTGAGATGGGCTATGCTTATGCCATCATCGGTGGAGCGGGGCCGCAGGACTTTTATGCGAAAGCAGTGGGGGCAACCGTTATCCCAGAGAGTGACCCAGGCGTGTTTGCCGATCCGATTGGACAATAA